The following proteins are encoded in a genomic region of Xenopus laevis strain J_2021 chromosome 3L, Xenopus_laevis_v10.1, whole genome shotgun sequence:
- the kcna5.L gene encoding potassium voltage-gated channel subfamily A member 1, whose amino-acid sequence MEIALVSLDNGAAPALVVTGEDAGSAMAANTATNRRDLLQIPRATSWLNDYSQGRQEEDSGESCQQQPPGTDRGGGGCEGGGVGHHLPSNNMIMSHLGSTIKECDIETVIRLEEEEPHAQHHSHHHHHHPEEEEDHQFDLGIMDHESNQRVIINIAGLRFETQLSTLNQFPDTLLGDPEKRMRFFDPLRNEYFFDRNRPSFDGILYFYQSGGKIRRPVNVSIDVFADEIRFYELGEEAMERFREDEGFIKEEEKPLPCNEFQRQVWLIFEYPESSSSARGIAIVSVLVILISIITFCLETLPEFRDENELPPALSKVLNDTQEHPSRPNGLTDPFFIIETTCVIWFTFELLVRFFACPSKSDFSKNIMNIIDIVAIIPYFITLGTELAQHQTNNGQQAMSLAILRVIRLVRVFRIFKLSRHSKGLQILGQTLKASMRELGLLIFFLFIGVILFSSAVYFAEADDPESHFSSIPDAFWWAVVTMTTVGYGDMRPVTVGGKIVGSLCAIAGVLTIALPVPVIVSNFNYFYHRETDHEEQVMLKEDSSSRQGSCTGDLKRSPSRASLSKSVVHLENIEGINNGTGSLEKTNLKAKSNVDLRKSLYALCLDTNRETDL is encoded by the coding sequence ATGGAGATTGCTTTGGTGAGTTTGGATAACGGAGCGGCCCCAGCTCTAGTTGTGACCGGGGAAGATGCGGGCTCTGCCATGGCAGCCAATACCGCCACAAACAGGAGAGATCTGCTCCAGATCCCCAGGGCAACATCTTGGCTGAATGATTACAGTCAAGGGAGGCAAGAAGAAGACAGTGGGGAGAGCTGCCAGCAACAGCCACCGGGGACCGACCGAGGAGGAGGTGGATGTGAAGGAGGAGGTGTGGGCCATCACTTGCCAAGCAACAACATGATCATGAGCCACCTTGGCAGTACCATCAAGGAGTGTGACATCGAAACAGTCATTCGCCTGGAGGAAGAAGAGCCTCATGCCCAGCACcattcccaccaccaccaccaccatccggaggaggaggaggaccatcAATTTGATCTGGGCATTATGGACCACGAGAGTAACCAGAGGGTGATCATTAACATTGCCGGCCTCAGGTTCGAGACCCAGTTGTCGACCCTCAACCAGTTCCCGGATACTTTGCTAGGCGACCCAGAAAAAAGAATGAGGTTCTTCGACCCCCTGAGGAACGAGTACTTTTTCGATCGCAACAGACCTAGCTTTGACGGCATCCTTTACTTTTACCAGTCTGGAGGCAAAATCAGGCGCCCAGTCAACGTTTCCATCGATGTGTTCGCCGACGAGATCCGCTTTTATGAACTGGGGGAAGAGGCAATGGAGAGATTCAGGGAGGATGAGGGTTTCATCAAAGAGGAGGAGAAGCCCCTTCCATGCAATGAGTTCCAGCGCCAGGTATGGCTAATCTTTGAGTACCCTGAGAGCTCCAGTTCTGCCAGAGGAATTGCCATAGTGTCTGTGTTGGTCATTCTCATCTCCATTATCACCTTCTGCCTGGAGACCTTGCCTGAGTTCAGGGATGAGAATGAGCTACCCCCAGCGCTGTCCAAAGTCCTGAATGATACTCAGGAACACCCTTCCCGGCCTAATGGCCTCACAGACCCTTTCTTCATTATAGAGACAACTTGTGTCATCTGGTTCACCTTTGAGCTCCTAGTCAGATTCTTTGCCTGTCCAAGCAAATCTGACTTCTCTAAAAATATCATGAACATCATTGATATTGTGGCCATCATACCTTACTTCATCACCTTGGGAACAGAGTTGGCCCAACACCAGACTAACAACGGACAGCAGGCTATGTCTTTGGCCATACTGAGGGTCATCCGCTTAGTTAGAGTCTTTAGGATATTCAAACTCTCCAGGCATTCCAAGGGACTCCAGATCTTGGGGCAGACACTGAAAGCCAGCATGAGGGAGCTGGGATTGCTAATCTTTTTCCTCTTCATTGGAGTTATCCTTTTTTCCAGTGCAGTTTATTTTGCTGAGGCTGATGACCCAGAGTCTCATTTCTCAAGTATCCCAGATGCTTTTTGGTGGGCTGTAGTCACTATGACTACAGTTGGGTATGGAGACATGAGGCCAGTGACCGTTGGGGGTAAAATAGTGGGGTCTTTGTGTGCCATTGCTGGTGTGCTGACCATTGCTTTGCCAGTCCCTGTTATTGTCTCTAACTTTAACTATTTCTACCACCGAGAAACCGACCACGAGGAACAGGTAATGCTAAAAGAGGATTCCAGCAGCCGCCAGGGAAGCTGTACTGGAGACCTTAAAAGAAGTCCAAGCAGGGCCTCCCTCAGCAAGTCAGTTGTGCACTTGGAAAATATTGAAGGCATCAATAATGGCACTGGTTCCTTAGAAAAAACTAACCTCAAAGCCAAGAGCAATGTAGACCTCAGAAAGTCCCTCTATGCTCTTTGCCTGGACACCAATAGGGAAACAGATCTGTAG